The Chloroflexus aggregans DSM 9485 genome segment CACGTCGCCTTGGCCGCCATGCGGTTGGGCTTGAGTTGCAGGCGACGATGGTTGAACACACCCGTGCGCTCCTGGCCGCCGAACAGCCTGCGCAGGAAACGGTGGCGGCGATTGAGCAGGGAGACAGTCTGACGACCGATTTTGCTGCGCTCCTTGCGCGCTACGGTGCGCAGAGTGTACAATTAGTGTTACTCCACCCACCGTACCACGATATTATCCGGTTTAGCGATGATCCGCGTGATCTGTCGAATGCCCCGACCATGGCGGAGTTTCTCACCCGTTTGACGAGCGTGACCGAGCGGGTGGCCGCCGTGCTCGACCGTGGTCGGTATCTGGCCTTAGTGATCGGCGATATGTATCGGCAGGGCGAGTGGCATCCGCTCGGTTTTTACGCAATGGAAGCGGTACGAGCGTGTGGATTTAGCTTGAAGAGTATTATTGTCAAAAATGTCAGTGGTACGCTGGGCAAGCGGGGCAATAATGAACTGTGGCGGTATCGTGCGTTGGCCGGCGGATTTTACGTCTTCAAGCACGAGTATATCTTTGTATTGCGCCGACAGTAAGGCGATGGTCGTCTCAGTCCAACCGGTATACGGAACAGGCCGATGTGCTGATGTTCCCGTGCCGTCACGAGCCGGTACGTGCTCGGCGTCGAACGAGCTACCGTCGCGAAGGTTATGATGCCAAGGAGAAACCACAGTGATGACAACGTTCAGCGTGATCATTCCGGCTCTGAATGAAGCAGCCAACATAACGACCTGCGTCCGAGCGGTGCGACAGTGCGACCCGACGGTCGAGGTCATTGTTGCCGATGGCGGCAGCCGCGATGAGACGCCGGCACTGGCCCGCGCTGCCGGTGCGCGGGTGGTGCTGGCTCCGCGCGGTCGCGGCCCCCAACTCAACGCCGGCGCTGCCGTTGCCACCGGTGATGTCTTTGTCTTTCTCCATGCCGACACACGCCTGCCGGACAACGCCTTCGCATTGTTGCGGGCGATGTTCGCCGATCCGCAGGTACACATCGCCAAGTTCCGGCTCTCATTCGACGATCCGAACTGGATGTTGGCTCTGGCAGCGCGTCTGATGTGGTTCGATTCGCTGCTCACCAGCTACGGTGATCAGGGCATGGTCATCCGGCGTGACTTCTTCACCGCACTTGGTGGCTTCCCGGATTGGCCGCTGTTTGAGGATGTCGAACTCTTTCGCCGCGCCCGTGCCCGGACGCGCGTGCATGTCGTGCCAGCGCAGGTGGTCACATCGGCGCGTCGCTTTCGGGCTAACGGGATCATTCGCCAACTGCTCCACGATTTCTGGCTCTGGCTGCAATACCTCGGTGGCGTATCGCCTTACGACATTGCCCGTCAGTATCGGTAGGGCAATGGTGGAGCGAGTAACGGGATGGATGTGCTCACCGCCATCTTGCCATCTCATCAGTTCATCAACACACATTTTCGCGAGTCGGTGTACAATAAGTTGAAGATACGTTACGCCGTGGAGCGCTATAGTATGCCATACACGTCCTTTGCATCGATCGACGAATTGCAGGCTGTCCTGGCTGAACACGCCTACATCGCCGATCGTGCTCTAACCACCGCTATTTTTCTGGCCCTCAAGCTCAACAAGCCGCTATTGCTCGAAGGAGAGGCCGGTGTCGGCAAGACCGAGATCGCCAAGACGCTGGCCCGTATGCAGGGGCGGGAGTTAATCCGGCTGCAATGTTATGAAGGGCTTGATGTCAATACGACGATCTACGAGTGGAACTATGCCCGCCAGATGTTGCAGATTCGCCTGCTGGAGGCGCAGGGTGCAGCACAAAACACCGCTGCGCAGCAGAGCATCTTCGGCCCGGAGTTTTTGATCAAGCGCCCGCTGTTGCAAGCGATTGAAGCCCGTGGCGATCAACCCCCCATCTTACTGATCGATGAGCTTGATCGGGCCGATGAGGCGTTTGAAGCGTTCCTGCTTGAGTTGCTCGCTGACTGGCAGATTTCAATCCCAGAGATCGGCACCATTCGCGCCGAGACACCGCCGACCGTTATCATTACCTCGAACCGTACCCGCGAAGTCCATGATGCGCTCAAGCGGCGCTGTCTGTTTTATTGGGTTGATTATCCAACGCTTGATAAAGAGATTCAGATCGTTAAGGCACGTGTGCCCGGTGCAAGCGAGCGGCTGGCCCGACAAGTGGTGTTGGTGGTGCAAGAGTTGCGGCGTATGGATCTGTACAAGCTGCCCGGCGTGGCCGAGACTCTCGATTGGGTGACAGCACTGGTTGCGCTTGATCAGACAGAGTTGACGCCGCAGGCGGTCGAGGATACACTAGGCGCGATTTTGAAGTATCAAGACGACATCGCGCAGGTGCGTGGTCAACGACTGAACGAGCTGCTGAAACGGGCGAGTGTGGGGGTATCATGAGCGACGAGATTGATGTTGCGGCGACGTTGGCAGCGTTGCGGGCCGAGGTGCGGGCACAGCGCGCACGACTGCCAAACCTCGAGCCAACCCCTGCCGAACGAGAGTTGCAGCGGGTGGTGGAAGAGTTGGAGTACACCCGGGTTGTGAGCGCCCATTGGCCACTCGAGGGCCGCACTCCTCTTGAGAAGATCATCGCGTTCATCAACAAAGTGGTGCGTCGCTATCTGCGTTGGTACATCAATCCTATCGTCGAGCAGCAAAATGCCTTTAACGATACTGCTGCCCGCGCCATTCGTTTGCTGGTCGCCGAGAATGCTGCCCTACGCGCCGAGTTGGCCGCTCTCCACGCCCAATTACAGCAATCACAACCTTTGTCATGAGCCGCATTCTGATCTGTGCCACGCAGGTACCCTTTGTTCGCGGTGGCGCTGAGTATCTGGTCGAAAGTTTACGTGACGAACTGCGCCGTCGTGGTCATACCGTTGATGTCGTCGCCCTTCCCTTTCAGTGGCATCCGGTTGAGCGGATCGTTGATAGCGCACTGGCGTGGCGACTGCTGGATATTAGCCACGTCAACGGCGAAGCGGTCGATCTTGTGATCGCGACCAAGTTCCCGTCGTACCTCATCCGCCACCCACGCAAGGTGCTATGGCTCGTCCATCAGCACCGCCAAGCCTACGATTGGTACGGCACACCGCTCAGCGATTTTGATGGCTCACCCGCCCATCGTGCCGTGCGCGAACAGATTTTTCGCATTGATAGGCGCGCGCTGAGCGAATGCCAAGCCCGCTATACCATTTCGCGCAACGTCAGCCGCCGGCTAGAACGGTTTAATGGGCTGAGTAGCACGCCACTGTACCCACCGAGCCGTTACGCCGAACGGTTGTGGGCCGGTCCGTATGGTGACTACATCCTCTCACCCGCCCGCCTCGACCGTGCCAAGCGGATCGATCTGCTGTTAGCGGCGTTGGCGCGTACCACTACACCGGTGCGGGCCATTATCGCCGGTACCGGCCCTGATCGTGACCGTCTGCAACGGCTGGCCGCCGAACTGGGGCTGGGCGAGCGGGTCAGTTTTCGCGGATTCGTCCCCGACGACGAACTGATCGATCTCTACGCTCACGCCCGTGCCGTATATTACGCACCGGTTGATGAAGACTATGGCTTTGCGACGGTGGAAGCGTTCGGTGCCAGCCGACCCGTCATCACTACCGATGATGCCGGTGGCGTGCTTGAGTTCGTGCGCAACGGCGAGAACGGTCTCATCGCACCACCCGATCCGGCGGCGATAGCCGTTCATCTCGACCGCTTGGCCAACGACGCTACCGAAGCGGCCCGCTTAGGCTGCGCCGGACGCCCACTGGTGACTACGATCACATGGGATCGGGTAATCGCAGCGTTGGTCGGCGCTGGCGAGTAACAGTATGCCACTCTTGCGTTGCTTATCGCCTTATGGTAATATCATGCCGCCAACAAGGCATGCGATAAGGACAGAGCGCCACGGGCAGGTCGCATAGTTGGTCTAGTGCGCGGCACTGGAAATGCCGTACAGCGGTAACGCTGTCGTGGGTTCGAATCCCACCCTGCCCGCCACATACCTCACCACGTTACCAACCCCATTCGCACCACCATATATCCGACCAGACCGAGCAGGTGCAGAACCACAATCAACCAAAATGTGAACATGTACGAACTTTTCTTGACCTTGTGGCGCGCTAGCTCTTGCGCGATCAACGCCCCCGGCCAACCGCCGAGCAATTCCCACCGGTGCAGTGTCTTTTCGCGGATGCGCCGCATCCCGCGTCGCGCACGCCACTTGTCTTCGATATAGAGCGTCAACGTCACTAAGCTGGTTGCCAGATACCAGCCGATAATCCATACCGGCAATTCCACGGTGATTGTCGCTAATCCGAGCAGGGTGATGAACGCCGCGCACACCAACAGCGCCAGCATTGTGTCAGCCAGATTAACTCGCGGCGGCGCAATCTGTGGCGTCGGCGACTGCGACTCGACGTTGATTGCTCGCAGACGCCCCTGCGCATCTTGGCTAACCTCGAAGCTGACCGGTTCACCAATCTGCGGCAGCCAATCGTTGTGATAGCTTTGATTGATGTGAAAGAAGATGTCGTTGGGGTGGCTTGGTGATTGGATGAAACCGTACTTTTCTTGCGCTTTCCATGTGACGATGCGGCCAATGTAGCGTTGGTTCTTCATAGCAGTGATGGTAGCTAAAACACGAAAACCGTTACAGTAAGAATACCATACCAAACACTGTCAATCAATTAGGAGTGATGGCATGGTGCGGGGCGTGCCCGGCTGTCATTGTGAGGGGGCGTAGGGGCAGCGCGTCGCACTGCCCGTGCGCCCGCAGCAATCCCCCGCGAGCACGGGACGCATCCGCTCACGGGGATCGATAAACCGTGCCTCTTCGCCGTGAAAATCCGTGACCTGTTGCGCCTGCCGCACGGCAGCCATCCCGCTAAAGCGGGGGATTGCTTCGCCGCCTGGGGCGGCTCGCAAGGACAAACGGGGCACGGGTGGTCAGAAACATCTCCCTCGCTCCCGCCGTCAGTTGGGAGCGGGGTCCGGGGGTGAGGGCAGCCCGCGCCGCGGGCTGCGCAACGATTTCCTGCTCTCAACGAGCTTAGCGCCAGTATGGAGTGCGGCAGTTGGACTGTCGTACTCCACAGCAGCTTGTTCGCTTTCCCAATGGGATCGTGAAACCTTCATCAATCGTAGTGTATAATCAGGCAGCGCCGTGTGGGGCGCGCTAGTTTGCTCCATGCCAAAGGAGTCTGAGACGAAGATGCCAAAGCGCACCGATCTCCATACCATTCTGATTATCGGCTCCGGCCCAATCGTGATCGGCCAAGCCTGTGAATTCGACTATTCCGGCACCCAAGCGTGCAAGGCGTTGCGTGAAGAGGGCTATCGGGTCGTGCTCGTCAATTCAAACCCGGCCACCATCATGACCGATCCCGGCCTCGCCGACGCCACCTACATCGAACCACTGACCGTCCCCAGTCTCGAACGCATTATTGCCCGTGAGCGCCCTGACGCGCTTTTACCGACCGTCGGCGGCCAGACTGCGCTCAATTTGGCGGTAGCGCTCCACGAGGCCGGTATCCTCGACAAGTACGGTGTCGAGTTGATCGGCGCATCGGTTGAGGCGGTGCGGATCGCCGAGGATCGCCAACGCTTTAAAGATAAGATGATCGAGATTGGGTTGCAGGTACCTCGCTCCGGCACCGCAACTACCCTCGATGAAGCGTTGGCAGTCGTTGCCCAGACCGGCTTCCCGGCGATTATTCGACCATCGTTTACCCTTGGTGGTGAAGGTGGCGGTATTGCGTACAACATGGAAGAGTTCCGCGCGATTGTTGAACGCGGTCTCGATGCGTCGCCGGTCTCGCAGGTGCTAATCGAAGAGAGTGTCCTCGGTTGGAAAGAGTTTGAGCTTGAGGTGATGCGCGACCGGAACGACAACGGCGTCATCATCTGCTCAATCGAGAATATTGACCCGATGGGGGTGCATACCGGCGATAGCATTACCGTCGCCCCGGCGATGACGCTCACCGACCGCGAGTACGAGCGGATGCGCGATATGGGCTTGGCCGTCCTTCGCGCCGTTGGTGTTGAAACCGGTGGCTCAAACGTGCAGTTTGCCGTCTCGCCGACTGATGGTCGCATCTACGTGATCGAGATGAACCCACGGGTGTCGCGGTCGTCGGCGTTGGCCTCTAAAGCGACCGGCTTCCCCATCGCCAAAATTGCCGCCAAGCTGGCCGTCGGCTATACCCTCGACGAGTTGCCCAACGATATTACCCGCGAGACGCCGGCCTCATTCGAGCCGACCCTCGACTATGTGG includes the following:
- a CDS encoding TRM11 family SAM-dependent methyltransferase, which encodes MTGRSSLAQLPSNAESPQWQLNRDMLAATLDTLLAIPNLAELRTALATLQQRLHDSGDPIHRPDGSVVLFTPVVLIADLEQIAAARTLERARYYLTRLRRSLDKPRFAPASDIDLRRWKEYDDILTDSLWLIERRDTSGVHRADYWGNFVPQIPRQFIRRYTRPGEWVLDPFAGSGTTLIEARRLGRHAVGLELQATMVEHTRALLAAEQPAQETVAAIEQGDSLTTDFAALLARYGAQSVQLVLLHPPYHDIIRFSDDPRDLSNAPTMAEFLTRLTSVTERVAAVLDRGRYLALVIGDMYRQGEWHPLGFYAMEAVRACGFSLKSIIVKNVSGTLGKRGNNELWRYRALAGGFYVFKHEYIFVLRRQ
- a CDS encoding TIGR04283 family arsenosugar biosynthesis glycosyltransferase, whose protein sequence is MTTFSVIIPALNEAANITTCVRAVRQCDPTVEVIVADGGSRDETPALARAAGARVVLAPRGRGPQLNAGAAVATGDVFVFLHADTRLPDNAFALLRAMFADPQVHIAKFRLSFDDPNWMLALAARLMWFDSLLTSYGDQGMVIRRDFFTALGGFPDWPLFEDVELFRRARARTRVHVVPAQVVTSARRFRANGIIRQLLHDFWLWLQYLGGVSPYDIARQYR
- a CDS encoding AAA family ATPase, whose amino-acid sequence is MPYTSFASIDELQAVLAEHAYIADRALTTAIFLALKLNKPLLLEGEAGVGKTEIAKTLARMQGRELIRLQCYEGLDVNTTIYEWNYARQMLQIRLLEAQGAAQNTAAQQSIFGPEFLIKRPLLQAIEARGDQPPILLIDELDRADEAFEAFLLELLADWQISIPEIGTIRAETPPTVIITSNRTREVHDALKRRCLFYWVDYPTLDKEIQIVKARVPGASERLARQVVLVVQELRRMDLYKLPGVAETLDWVTALVALDQTELTPQAVEDTLGAILKYQDDIAQVRGQRLNELLKRASVGVS
- a CDS encoding glycosyltransferase family 4 protein — its product is MSRILICATQVPFVRGGAEYLVESLRDELRRRGHTVDVVALPFQWHPVERIVDSALAWRLLDISHVNGEAVDLVIATKFPSYLIRHPRKVLWLVHQHRQAYDWYGTPLSDFDGSPAHRAVREQIFRIDRRALSECQARYTISRNVSRRLERFNGLSSTPLYPPSRYAERLWAGPYGDYILSPARLDRAKRIDLLLAALARTTTPVRAIIAGTGPDRDRLQRLAAELGLGERVSFRGFVPDDELIDLYAHARAVYYAPVDEDYGFATVEAFGASRPVITTDDAGGVLEFVRNGENGLIAPPDPAAIAVHLDRLANDATEAARLGCAGRPLVTTITWDRVIAALVGAGE
- a CDS encoding DUF1294 domain-containing protein, producing the protein MKNQRYIGRIVTWKAQEKYGFIQSPSHPNDIFFHINQSYHNDWLPQIGEPVSFEVSQDAQGRLRAINVESQSPTPQIAPPRVNLADTMLALLVCAAFITLLGLATITVELPVWIIGWYLATSLVTLTLYIEDKWRARRGMRRIREKTLHRWELLGGWPGALIAQELARHKVKKSSYMFTFWLIVVLHLLGLVGYMVVRMGLVTW